The nucleotide window CTCTCACCCCCGAAACAACAACTTTAGAGACAGATCCCCCAATAGCACCCGGTACTGTAACTCCAGCCGTAGAAACCGTTGACCCAGAACAAACAACTGTAGAAGAACCTCAACTTACTACACCCTCACCTGAATTATCCTCAGAACCAGAAGCAGAAACCGTTACCGAACCACGTTTTGAAGACGTTTCCCCCGATTACTGGGCATATCCCTACATTGAAGAACTTGCCGATCGCGGTATTATTAGTGGAGTCTCCGCAGAGTCTTTTCAACCCAATCGCCCCATTACCAGGCAAGAATTCGCCTTTATCTTAGAAAATGCTTTTGAGAATCAACCGATTTTGAAAGAGTCCAATTTTGAAGATGTCGATGCAGAGGTTTTATCTCGTCTTCAACAGCAAGGAATTTCTCAAACAAACGGATTTTTAAGCGGATATCCAGGAAATCGTTTTTTACCCAACGAAGATATCTCTAAACTTCACGTTCTCGTAGCCTTAGCAAGCGGACTAAATTTAACACCCACTGGCGACCCCAATAATGTACTTCAAGTTTATCAAGATGCCACTCAGATTCCCGATTATGCTAGGGAAAAATTAGCAGCCACCACTGAAGCAGGTATAGTTGTAAATTATCCTAATCCGCAACAATTAGAACCAAATCGACCTGCCACTCGTGCTGAAGTAGCTGCTCTAATTTATAAATCTTTAGTGAGTCAAGGTAAAGCAAGACAGATTAATTCTCAAGATTAGAGATTAGGGACAAGCAAGAGGGGGAGACACTGACAGGTGTAGGTTATTTACACGAGTGTGAATGGAGAAAAAGCCTCAACGGTACGTCTCTCCAATCTCCAATCGCCGATCGCCAAAACGAAG belongs to Oscillatoria salina IIICB1 and includes:
- a CDS encoding S-layer homology domain-containing protein, with product MNNYPPPDPRRSSISFDEWIAIFIALGTIGTILVVSLVPKGRAWNFLSGLATGETTSQPIFTVRENPLAIFSPTEKAGEREIGDRASSQRTTTDESAVKSPQQQQTVIKSAETQTTPILVKPATSTEAEELSKDTLTPETTTLETDPPIAPGTVTPAVETVDPEQTTVEEPQLTTPSPELSSEPEAETVTEPRFEDVSPDYWAYPYIEELADRGIISGVSAESFQPNRPITRQEFAFILENAFENQPILKESNFEDVDAEVLSRLQQQGISQTNGFLSGYPGNRFLPNEDISKLHVLVALASGLNLTPTGDPNNVLQVYQDATQIPDYAREKLAATTEAGIVVNYPNPQQLEPNRPATRAEVAALIYKSLVSQGKARQINSQD